The following are encoded together in the Apis mellifera strain DH4 linkage group LG4, Amel_HAv3.1, whole genome shotgun sequence genome:
- the LOC412166 gene encoding acyl-CoA Delta(11) desaturase produces the protein MAPNVTSTPSGIFDGDNRSDQTIIETPKKKYKKHIIWRNVIIFSYLHLAAVYGLYLVFTSAQFKTTLFALFLYVCTGLGITAGAHRLWAHKSYKAKWPLELVLVIWNTMAFQDAAIHWARDHRVHHKYSETDADPHNATRGFFFAHIGWLLCKKHPDIKEKGKRIDISDLEKNRILAFQKKYYLILMPLFCFVLPTIIPVYGWNETWSNSYFVATVLRYVFVLNMTWLVNSAAHIFGNKPYDKFINPSENKAVAIGALGEGWHNYHHVFPWDYKTAELGNYRFNVTTAFIDMCAKLRLAYDLKSVPSDLVKKRVERTGDGSHNLWGWGDKDQTQKDREVTMVYHKAY, from the exons atggcACCTAATGTAACAAGTACTCCGTCAGGTATATTTGATGGAGATAATCGTTCAGATCAAACTATAATCGAGacacctaaaaaaaaatacaagaaacaCATTATCTGGAGAAATGTGATTATCTTCTCTTATCTTCATCTAGCCGCTGTGTATGGATTGTATCTGGTTTTTACGTCTGCACAATTTAAAACTACTTTGTTTG CATTATTCCTATACGTATGCACTGGATTGGGAATTACAGCTGGTGCTCACAGATTATGGGCACACAAATCTTATAAAGCGAAATGGCCACTTGAGTTAGTATTAGTAATTTGGAATACTATGGCATTTCAA gatGCAGCAATTCATTGGGCTAGAGATCACAGAGTTCATCATAAATACAGCGAAACAGATGCGGACCCTCATAACGCGACGAGAGGATTTTTCTTCGCGCACATAGGCTGGCTCTTGTGTAAAAAACATCCGGACATTAAAGAAAAAGGCAAAAGAATCGATATAAGTGATCTGGAGAAAAATCGTATATTGGCATTCCAGAAAAA ataCTATTTAATTCTGATGCCTctattttgtttcgttttacCGACTATTATTCCAGTCTATGGTTGGAATGAAACTTGGTCTAATTCATATTTCGTGGCCACAGTTTTGCGTTATGTTTTCGTGCTGAATATGACTTGGCTTGTCAACTCCGCTGCTCATATCTTTGGAAACAAACCATATGACAA gttTATCAATCCTTCGGAGAATAAAGCGGTGGCCATAGGAGCACTTGGCGAAGGTTGGCATAACTATCACCATGTATTCCCATGGGACTACAAAACGGCAGAATTGGGAAATTACAGATTTAATGTTACAACAGCTTTTATTGATATGTGCGCAAAACTTAGACTCGCATATGATTTGAAGTCAGTTCCTTCTGATTTAGTGAAAAAACGAGTGGAAAGAACCGGCGATGGAAGTCATAATCTGTGGGGTTGGGGTGATAAGGATCAAACACAAAAAGATAGGGAGGTGACGATGGTATATCATAaagcttattaa
- the LOC727166 gene encoding acyl-CoA Delta(11) desaturase isoform X2: MNERKQKVKWIAILWYIYIHVLGVYAIWLMFTSAKWMTIFYTIFITAIGYFGMTAGAHRLWAHRTYESESLVKLFLMLAHTSTGVGSIYNWVLYHRIHHKYYGTDKDPYNHKKGFLYSHYLSNILSPNMNLEEMKRRIDLSDIENDIYVYFQKIFYWPLFLIFGLILPLNAPLEYWNESLIETILITGFLRFAIIINISWLMNSAFLVWNIKEGEKIPSKTISIFFLKKSFWPKYHYKIPWDWKCGEFGIYDDDWTTFFIKMAHELNLVNSLLTVDTEDIRDMLHEMTIKEITLEDSLEKLKEKSIFNMEKTKLIKKH; this comes from the exons ATGAACGAAAGGAAACAAAAAGTGAAATGGATAGCCATTTTATGGTATATCTACATACACGTTTTAGGAGTGTACGCTATCTGGTTAATGTTCACTTCTGCCAAATGGATGACAATTTTCTAta caATTTTCATAACAGCTATTGGTTACTTTGGAATGACAGCAGGTGCTCATAGATTATGGGCTCATAGGACATATGAAAGCGAGAGTTTGGTTAAACTTTTTCTCATGCTCGCTCATACTTCAACAGGAGTG ggtTCGATATATAACTGGGTATTATATCACAGAAtccatcataaatattatggaaCTGATAAAGATCCTTACAATCATAAGAAGGGATTTCTCTATAGTCATTATCTAAGCAATATATTGTCGCCTAATATGAACCTTGAAGAGATGAAACGTAGAATTGATCTAAGCGATATCGAGAatgatatttatgtttattttcaaaagat CTTCTACTGgcctttatttttaatatttggacTTATATTGCCTCTGAATGCACCATTGGAATATTGGAATGAATCATTGATTGAGACTATATTAATAACAGGATTCCTACGATTcgctattataataaatatatcctgGCTAATGAATAGTGCATTTCTGGTCTGGAATATCAAGGAAGGAGAAAA GATTCCATCAAAAACTATCAGcattttcttcttgaaaaaatcattttggCCGAAATATCATTACAAAATTCCATGGGATTGGAAATGTGGTGAATTCGGTATTTATGATGATGATTGGACcacattctttattaaaatggcGCACGAACTTAATCTGGTTAATTCATTACTAACAGTCGATACTGAAGATATCAGAGATATGCTTCATGAAATGACTATAAAAGAAATCACTCTTGAAGATAGTCTCGaaaagttgaaagaaaaatctatatttaatatggagaaaacaaaattgataaaaaaacattga
- the LOC727166 gene encoding acyl-CoA Delta(11) desaturase isoform X1: MIIENKRSPEVNQMKLVFWIYSISSFPTFQKIMNERKQKVKWIAILWYIYIHVLGVYAIWLMFTSAKWMTIFYTIFITAIGYFGMTAGAHRLWAHRTYESESLVKLFLMLAHTSTGVGSIYNWVLYHRIHHKYYGTDKDPYNHKKGFLYSHYLSNILSPNMNLEEMKRRIDLSDIENDIYVYFQKIFYWPLFLIFGLILPLNAPLEYWNESLIETILITGFLRFAIIINISWLMNSAFLVWNIKEGEKIPSKTISIFFLKKSFWPKYHYKIPWDWKCGEFGIYDDDWTTFFIKMAHELNLVNSLLTVDTEDIRDMLHEMTIKEITLEDSLEKLKEKSIFNMEKTKLIKKH, encoded by the exons ATGATAATAGAAAACAAACGGAGTCCAGAGGTTAATCAAATGAAGCTCGTATTTTGGATTTATTCAATTAGTTCTTTTCCAACCTTTCAAAA GATAATGAACGAAAGGAAACAAAAAGTGAAATGGATAGCCATTTTATGGTATATCTACATACACGTTTTAGGAGTGTACGCTATCTGGTTAATGTTCACTTCTGCCAAATGGATGACAATTTTCTAta caATTTTCATAACAGCTATTGGTTACTTTGGAATGACAGCAGGTGCTCATAGATTATGGGCTCATAGGACATATGAAAGCGAGAGTTTGGTTAAACTTTTTCTCATGCTCGCTCATACTTCAACAGGAGTG ggtTCGATATATAACTGGGTATTATATCACAGAAtccatcataaatattatggaaCTGATAAAGATCCTTACAATCATAAGAAGGGATTTCTCTATAGTCATTATCTAAGCAATATATTGTCGCCTAATATGAACCTTGAAGAGATGAAACGTAGAATTGATCTAAGCGATATCGAGAatgatatttatgtttattttcaaaagat CTTCTACTGgcctttatttttaatatttggacTTATATTGCCTCTGAATGCACCATTGGAATATTGGAATGAATCATTGATTGAGACTATATTAATAACAGGATTCCTACGATTcgctattataataaatatatcctgGCTAATGAATAGTGCATTTCTGGTCTGGAATATCAAGGAAGGAGAAAA GATTCCATCAAAAACTATCAGcattttcttcttgaaaaaatcattttggCCGAAATATCATTACAAAATTCCATGGGATTGGAAATGTGGTGAATTCGGTATTTATGATGATGATTGGACcacattctttattaaaatggcGCACGAACTTAATCTGGTTAATTCATTACTAACAGTCGATACTGAAGATATCAGAGATATGCTTCATGAAATGACTATAAAAGAAATCACTCTTGAAGATAGTCTCGaaaagttgaaagaaaaatctatatttaatatggagaaaacaaaattgataaaaaaacattga
- the LOC107965749 gene encoding acyl-CoA Delta(11) desaturase-like gives MKGEMKISPDKERISPIMYQGLEDDFKKNNLKNRRLAETDDFLTADGSYRSSKTEYVPRISWSNLIGLLFVHIGGLYGFYLIFVEAKLSTILWMFITTYTTGFGITAGVHRLWSHRAYKAKWPLRLLLIFLFTITGQKDVYRWALDHRVHHKYSETDADPHNVKRGFFFAHVGWLFITPHPDVVSKRKAVDMSDLEADQLVMWQKRYYILLFPLLTIGFPVVVPWYFWSESIWTSFWVNFNCRFCITLNIAFFVNSVAHMWGKRPYDKYISSVENTMLSIAALGEGWHNFHHVFPWDYKTGELGNYTFNLTTGFIDTFARFGWAYDRKYVSPAMVRRRAKRSGDGSHIWGYGDADISAEDLQELELMDKIKQ, from the exons ATGAaaggagaaatgaaaatatctccAGATAAAGAACGAATATCGCCCATCATGTATCAAGGATTAGAAGATGATttcaagaagaataatttaaagaatcgtAGATTAGCAGAAACAGATGATTTTTTAACGGCTGATGGAAGTTATCGTAGCAGCAAGACGGAATATGTGCCTCGTATCTCATGGTCGAACTTGATAGGATTACTTTTTGTACACATAGGTGGTCTGTACGGATTTTACCTCATCTTTGTTGAAGCTAAGCTCTCTACCATATTATGGa TGTTTATTACTACTTATACTACCGGATTCGGCATAACTGCAGGAGTACATCGATTGTGGTCTCATAGGGCATACAAAGCAAAATGGCCACTTCGATTACTTCTAATATTCCTCTTTACCATAACCGGACAA AAAGATGTATACAGATGGGCATTGGATCACAGAGTGCATCATAAGTATAGTGAAACTGATGCAGATCCTCATAACGTTAAAAGAGGTTTTTTCTTCGCACACGTAGGATGGCTTTTTATAACTCCGCATCCCGATGTTGTCTCGAAACGAAAGGCAGTGGACATGAGTGATTTGGAGGCCGATCAACTTGTCATGTGGCAAAAAAG atattacatTCTTTTATTCCCTCTTTTAACTATCGGATTTCCAGTTGTCGTGCCTTGGTATTTTTGGTCAGAATCGATTTGGACGTCTTTCTGGGTGAATTTTAATTGTCGTTTCTGTATTACTCTCAACATAGCCTTTTTTGTAAACAGCGTGGCTCACATGTGGGGTAAACGACCTTATGACAA ATATATATCTTCAGTGGAAAATACGATGCTCTCCATCGCAGCCCTAGGTGAGGGTTGGCATAATTTCCATCATGTTTTTCCTTGGGATTACAAGACTGGAGAATTGGGCAATTACACGTTTAATTTGACTACGGGCTTCATCGATACTTTCGCGCGCTTCGGTTGGGCTTATGATCGAAAATACGTATCTCCAGCAATGGTGCGTCGAAGAGCAAAAAGATCTGGTGATGGCAGTCATATTTGGGGTTATGGGGACGCTGATATTTCAGCTGAAGATCTCCAAGAATTGGAACTGATGGATAAAATCAAacagtaa